The Coregonus clupeaformis isolate EN_2021a chromosome 13, ASM2061545v1, whole genome shotgun sequence genome includes a region encoding these proteins:
- the LOC121579172 gene encoding forkhead box protein I1-ema produces the protein MMSFVPRGLSPPPCGTQYTSLEQEPPEFSLYSDNIYSPPALPGPQQATPTAYDLGDYTSPPSNPYLWFNGPELNSVPYLGGPTGPICGPYVPQLYNMQRPYLGAGGPGGGVGDLSWFSMPSQEELMKLARPPYSYSALIAMAIHGGQDRRLTLSQIYQYVADNFPFYNKSKAGWQNSIRHNLSLNDCFKKVPRDEDDPGKGNYWTLDPNCEKMFDNGNFRRKRKRKSDSLPGEGGSSGSESLESSPKHHNNMNDVSSSSDRGPSPISSAPSLCLNSFLSQMAEVGMESNTVAADTLHRPSLAIELPQRASPAQGYGSYSPNAAMPQWEVCMSHPQQPTISSSPPLYPAGYSDSVLTQLSSQLYPALDSASMLYPREGTEV, from the exons ATGATGTCGTTTGTGCCACGGGGCCTCTCCCCACCTCCATGTGGGACCCAGTACACCAGCCTCGAACAGGAGCCTccagagttcagcctgtacagcgACAACATCTACAGCCCTCCAGCACTGCCTGGCCCACAGCAGGCCACCCCTACTGCCTACGACCTGGGAGACTACACCAGCCCTCCTTCCAACCCTTACTTGTGGTTTAACGGCCCAGAGCTCAACAGTGTTCCCTACCTAGGGGGACCCACGGGGCCAATCTGTGGGCCCTATGTGCCCCAACTCTACAACATGCAGAGGCCCTATCTGGGTGCTGGCGGGCCGGGGGGTGGTGTAGGGGACCTGAGCTGGTTCTCCATGCCCTCTCAGGAGGAGCTGATGAAGCTGGCCAGGCCACCATACTCCTACTCTGCCCTTATTGCCATGGCGATCCATGGGGGCCAAGACAGACGGCTCACCCTGAGCCAGATCTACCAATATGTAGCAGACAACTTCCCCTTCTACAACAAGAGCAAGGCCGGCTGGCAGAACTCTATCCGccacaatctctccctcaatgaCTGCTTCAAGAAGGTGCCCCGAGATGAGGATGATCCAG GCAAGGGTAACTACTGGACCCTGGACCCCAACTGTGAGAAGATGTTTGACAACGGCAACTTCCGtcgcaagaggaagaggaagtcGGACTCCCTGCCTGGCGAGGGGGGCTCCTCAGGTTCTGAGTCGTTAGAGTCCAGCCCCAAACACCACAACAACATGAATGACGTGTCCAGCTCCTCTGACCGCGGCCCCTCCCCAATCTCCTCAGCCCCCTCCCTCTGCCTGAACAGCTTCCTGTCTCAGATGGCTGAAGTGGGGATGGAATCAAACACAGTAGCGGCAGATACCCTCCACAGACCCAGCCTGGCTATAGAGCTGCCCCAACGGGCCTCTCCGGCCCAGGGATACGGCTCCTACTCCCCCAATGCTGCGATGCCTCAGTGGGAGGTCTGTATGTCCCATCCACAGCAGCCTAccatttcctcctctcctcccctctaccctgc